A region of the Chloroflexota bacterium genome:
GCATCGTCAGACTCCCTCGAAGAATTCGATCTTCTGGCCGGCCGCCAGGGTGACGATCGCCTTCCGCCACGGCGTGGTGTGACCGACGATCCGACCGCGTCGCGTGCCGCGACGCTTCTCCTTCGCCTTCGTCGTCAGGACGTTCACCCCGACGACGGTCACGCTCTCCTTGCGGTACAGCTCCTCGATCGCGGCCTTGATCTGGATCTTGTTGGCGTCGCGATGGACCTCGAAGGTGTAGCGATGCTTCGGCTCACGGGTGGAGAGGTCGATCGACTTCTCGCTGATGACCGGCCGGATGACGATCTCGCTGGCGGTGAGCGTGCTCACGCGTACACCTCCGTCATCCGGGCGAGGGCCGGCTGTTCGATGAGGACCAGATCCGCCTTGAGGAGGTCGACGACGTTCAGGGAGTCGGCGAGGATGACCTCAACGGTCGGCACGTTGCGTGACGAGAGCTCGAGGCGCTCGTTCCGGCCCGGCGCGACGACGAGCACGCGGCCGCTCGCCCCGAGTGCGGCCAGCACGCCCACGAAGTCCCGCGTTCGCGGCGCCTCGAGACCGAACGTGTCGATGACGCGCACCGCGTCCGCTCCGAACTTGGCGGTGAGAGCACCGCGGAGCGCGAGGCGCTTCATCTTCCGGGGCAGCCGCTGCGCGTACGACCGCGGATGCGGCCCGAAGACGACACCGCCGCCTCGATAGTGCGGCGCGCTGATGTGCCCCTGGCGTGCCCGACCGGTGCCCTTCTGTCGGTACGGCTTCCGGCCGCCGCCGCGGACCTCGCCGCGGGTCTTGGAGTCGTGCGTCCCGAGGTGGCGCCCGGCGAGCTGCGCGGTGACGACCTGGTGGAGGACGGCCGCGTTCACCGGCGCCGCGAACAGCGCGTCGGCGAGGTCGACGGTTCCGATCGAGGCGCCCGTCCGGTCGTACAGGGTGGTCTGCGGCATCTCAGGCCTTCTTCACGAGGATGAGCGCGTTGCGGGCGCCGGGCAGTGAGCCCTTGACGAGGAGGAGGTTCCGATCCGCATCCGTGCGGATCACGCGGAGCTTCTTGCCGGTCGCCCGATGGTCGCCCATGTGGCCGGCCATCCGCATCCCCTTGTAGACACGACCGGGCGTCGTGCCCGGTCCGATCGAGCCGGGTTCGCGATGGTGGTCCGATCCGTGGGTCTTGGGACCACGCTTGAAGTGGTGGCGCTTGATGTGGCCGGCGAAGCCCTTGCCCTTCGAGACCCCGGTGACGTCGACGAGGTCTCCGGCGGCGAACACCTCGGCGACCCCGAGCTGCTGGCCGACTTCGTAGCCGTCGACGCTCGGCAGCCGGAACTCGCGGATCGTCGCGACCTGCGGCAGGCCCTTGAGCTGGCCCGCCTCCGGCTTCGTCAGTCGCCTGGCGGGTTCCGCGCCGACCTGGACGGCCGTGTAGCCGTCGCGCTCCGTCGTCCGGAGCCGGGTGACGACGTTCGGTTCGACGGCGAGGACGCTCACCGCGACCATCGTCCCGTCGTCCTGGAAGACCTGGGTCATGCCGACCTTGCGGCCGATCAATCCGATGCTCATCGCGGTGTCACATCTTGATCTCGATGTCGACGCCCGCTGCCAGCGAGAGTCGCATCAGGGCATCGACGGTCTTCGAGCTCGGATCGAGGATGTCGACGAGCCGCTTGTGGGTGCGGATCTCGAACTGTTCCCGACTGTCCTTGTCGATGAACGGCGAGCGGAGGACGGTGAACTTCTCGATGCGGGTCGGCAGCGGCACCGGACCGACGACGTCGGCACCGGTCCGCTGGGCCGTCTCGACGATCTGGGCCGCCGACTGATCGAGCAGCCGGTGATCGTAGGCCTTGAGGCGGATCCTGATCCGCTGCTTCGCCATCGTCCTACTCGATGATGCTGACGATGGCGCCGGCGCCGACGGTCCGGCCACCCTCGCGGATGGCGAAGCGCTGGCCGGTCTCGAGGGCGATCGGGGTGATGAGCTCGACGGTCATCTCGACGTTGTCGCCGGGCATGATCATCTCGGCGCCGTCGGGCAGGCCGATCGCCCCGGTGACGTCGGTCGTGCGGAGGTAGAACTGCGGCCGGTAGCCGTTGTAGAAGGGGGTGTGCCGCCCGCCCTCGTCCTTGGTGAGGACGTAGACCTGGGCGCTGAACTTCGTGTGAGGCTTGACCGAGCCCGCCTTGGCGAGGACCTGGCCGCGCTCGATCTCGTCGCGCTCGATGCCCCGGATGAGGCAGCCGACGTTGTCGCCGGCGCGGCCCTCGTCGAGCAGCTTCTTGAACATCTCGACGCCGGTGACGACGACCTTGCGGGTCGTCTTGACCCCGATGAGCTCGACCTCGTCGCCGACCTTGACGATGCCGCGCTCGATGCGCCCGGTCGCGACCGTGCCGCGACCCTTGATCCCGAAGACGTCCTCGACCGGCATGAGGAAGGGCCGGTCGATCGCCCGCTCGGGGGTCGGAATGTAGCTGTCGACGGCATCCATGAGGGCCGCGATCGGGGCATATGCCGGGTTCGCCGGATCGTCGGGCGCCTCGAGGGCCTTGAGGGCGCTGCCGCGCACGACGGGGATGTCGTCGCCCGGGAACTGGTACTTGCTGAGGAGCTCGCGGACCTCGAGCTCGACGAGGTCGAGCAGCTCGGGGTCGTCGACCGCGTCGACCTTGTTGAGGAAGACGACGATGTACGGGACCTCGACCTGGCGGGCGAGGAGGATGTGCTCGCGGGTCTGGGGCATCGGGCCATCGGTCGCGGCGACGACGAGGATCGCGCCGTCCATCTGGGCGGCACCGGTGATCATGTTCTTGATGTAGTCGGCATGGCCCGGGCAGTCGACGTGAGCGTAGTGGCGCTTGTCCGTCTCGTACTCGACGTGGGCGATCGCGATCGTGATCCCCCGCTCCCGCTCCTCGGGCGCGTTGTCGATCGTCTCGAACGCGCGGTACTCCGCCTCACCCTTGAGTGCGAGGTACTTCGTGATCGCCGCCGTCAGGGACGTCTTGCCATGGTCGATGTGACCGATCGTCCCGATGTTGACGTGCGGCTTGGTGCGCTCGAACTTCTTCTTCGCCATCGTGGCTGCTCCTGGCTCCTCTCCCGCGCGGGGACGTGCGGCCTAGACCTTCGACTTCTGGACGAGCTCGGAGGCGACCGACGGGGGCACCTCCGCGTAGTGGCTGAATTCCATCGACGAGCTCGCCCGACCCTGCGACATGCTCCGCAGGTCCGTGACGTAGCCGAACATCAGGGCGAGCGGGATGAACGCCCGGACGACCTGGGTGCCGCCCCGGCTCTCCATGCCGTCGATCTGGCCGCGGCGGCTGTTGAGGTCGCCGATCACGTCGCCCATGAACTCCTCGGGCATCGTGACCTCGACCTTCATGATCGGCTCAAGGATGACCGGCTGCGCCTTGTGGATGGCATCCTTGACCGCCAGCGAACCGGCGATCTTGAACGCCATCTCCGAGCTGTCGACTTCGTGGTAGGAGCCGTCGTGGAGGGTGGCCTTGACGTCGACCATCGGGAAGCCGGCGTACGGGCCGGTCTCCAGCGTCTCCCTGATGCCGGCGTCGACCGACTTGATGTACTCGCGCGGGATGGTGCCGCCGACGATCTTGTCGACGAACTGGTAACCCGATCCCTTCTCGCCCGGCTCCAGCCGGATGACCGCATGGCCGTACTGGCCCTTGCCGCCGGTCTGGCGGATATGGCGCCCGATGCCCTCCGCGGCGCGGCGGATCGTCTCGCGGTAGGAGACCTGCGGCTTGCCGATGTTGGCGGCGACCTTGAACTCGCGGATCATGCGGTCGACGAGGACGTCGAGGTGGAGCTCCCCCATCCCCGCGATGAGCGTCTCGGAGGTCTCCGGATCGGTCTTCACCCGGAACGTCGGATCCTCCTCGGCCAGGCGCTGCAGCGCGATCGCGAGCTTGTCCTGGTCGGCCT
Encoded here:
- the rpsJ gene encoding 30S ribosomal protein S10, with protein sequence MAKQRIRIRLKAYDHRLLDQSAAQIVETAQRTGADVVGPVPLPTRIEKFTVLRSPFIDKDSREQFEIRTHKRLVDILDPSSKTVDALMRLSLAAGVDIEIKM
- the tuf gene encoding elongation factor Tu, producing the protein MAKKKFERTKPHVNIGTIGHIDHGKTSLTAAITKYLALKGEAEYRAFETIDNAPEERERGITIAIAHVEYETDKRHYAHVDCPGHADYIKNMITGAAQMDGAILVVAATDGPMPQTREHILLARQVEVPYIVVFLNKVDAVDDPELLDLVELEVRELLSKYQFPGDDIPVVRGSALKALEAPDDPANPAYAPIAALMDAVDSYIPTPERAIDRPFLMPVEDVFGIKGRGTVATGRIERGIVKVGDEVELIGVKTTRKVVVTGVEMFKKLLDEGRAGDNVGCLIRGIERDEIERGQVLAKAGSVKPHTKFSAQVYVLTKDEGGRHTPFYNGYRPQFYLRTTDVTGAIGLPDGAEMIMPGDNVEMTVELITPIALETGQRFAIREGGRTVGAGAIVSIIE
- the rplW gene encoding 50S ribosomal protein L23; amino-acid sequence: MSTLTASEIVIRPVISEKSIDLSTREPKHRYTFEVHRDANKIQIKAAIEELYRKESVTVVGVNVLTTKAKEKRRGTRRGRIVGHTTPWRKAIVTLAAGQKIEFFEGV
- the rplD gene encoding 50S ribosomal protein L4 — its product is MPQTTLYDRTGASIGTVDLADALFAAPVNAAVLHQVVTAQLAGRHLGTHDSKTRGEVRGGGRKPYRQKGTGRARQGHISAPHYRGGGVVFGPHPRSYAQRLPRKMKRLALRGALTAKFGADAVRVIDTFGLEAPRTRDFVGVLAALGASGRVLVVAPGRNERLELSSRNVPTVEVILADSLNVVDLLKADLVLIEQPALARMTEVYA
- the rplC gene encoding 50S ribosomal protein L3; protein product: MSIGLIGRKVGMTQVFQDDGTMVAVSVLAVEPNVVTRLRTTERDGYTAVQVGAEPARRLTKPEAGQLKGLPQVATIREFRLPSVDGYEVGQQLGVAEVFAAGDLVDVTGVSKGKGFAGHIKRHHFKRGPKTHGSDHHREPGSIGPGTTPGRVYKGMRMAGHMGDHRATGKKLRVIRTDADRNLLLVKGSLPGARNALILVKKA